A region of Nostoc sp. 'Peltigera membranacea cyanobiont' N6 DNA encodes the following proteins:
- a CDS encoding IS4 family transposase, whose amino-acid sequence MTLRVQILKDKFNSSLGLPFKELLPTSVVEQALDELKIRYYRRLFDPIVTLWAFLSQVLDSDKSCHNAVSKIIAHLAEQIVEIPSTDTSAYCQARSRLPEKLLEKLFKKAADNLEAKVTTEYLWCGRNVKVIDGSTVSMPDTAENQKAYPQPSSQKLGCGFPIAKIGVIFSLATGASVALCIDVLNTHDIKLARQLYQFLNHGDILLGDRAFCAYADIVAIKKINCDAVFRKHQARTTSMRKGKIVGACDKLVTWFKPKKCPKGLSVEPAMLSLFAIK is encoded by the coding sequence GTGACACTACGAGTACAAATCCTCAAGGATAAATTTAATTCATCTTTGGGATTACCTTTTAAAGAATTGTTACCAACAAGTGTAGTTGAACAAGCTCTTGATGAGCTAAAAATTAGATATTATCGGCGATTATTTGACCCAATAGTAACCCTTTGGGCATTTTTATCTCAAGTTTTAGATTCTGATAAAAGTTGCCACAATGCAGTCAGTAAAATAATTGCTCATTTGGCAGAACAAATAGTAGAAATCCCCTCTACCGATACAAGTGCTTATTGCCAAGCACGCTCTAGATTACCAGAAAAATTATTAGAAAAGCTTTTTAAAAAAGCGGCAGATAATTTAGAAGCGAAAGTGACAACAGAATATTTATGGTGTGGTCGGAATGTGAAAGTAATAGATGGGTCTACGGTATCAATGCCTGATACTGCCGAAAACCAGAAAGCATATCCCCAACCTAGTAGCCAAAAGCTTGGATGTGGATTCCCAATTGCAAAAATTGGTGTGATATTTAGTTTGGCAACGGGAGCCTCTGTTGCTCTATGTATCGATGTTCTGAACACTCATGATATTAAACTCGCTCGTCAACTCTACCAGTTTCTTAATCATGGAGATATCCTTTTAGGAGATAGAGCATTTTGCGCTTACGCCGATATAGTCGCTATAAAAAAAATTAATTGTGATGCAGTCTTCCGTAAACATCAAGCTCGGACAACATCCATGCGTAAAGGCAAGATTGTTGGCGCATGTGACAAGTTGGTAACTTGGTTTAAACCTAAAAAATGCCCAAAAGGATTAAGTGTGGAGCCTGCTATGCTCAGTCTGTTTGCCATAAAATAG
- a CDS encoding caspase family protein: MSRDALVVGINKYNFSGLSALRSPANDAEAIAKRLSEAGNFHVQRLPQFLDPFENDAPRISANQEIKLADLEKALEKLFYPEGRSIPDTSLFYFSGHGLRKDGRIKEGFLATSDTDPELGNWGLRLKWLRELLEESPVRQQIIWLDCCYSGELLNFTEADPGDRGNTRDRCFIAASREFELAHENVSGASSVLTSAILRGFDLADLSNQWVTNETLVTFLRQELETAPQKFISNNLGCINLFFRKETTNKQPVQSTVQTSSQPNQTDKLAEQLRAWFTALRYGFEKGEISNEHYFEWIINVNNPIEKKGYNRMARLKSSKLYRISATDFKTIKQCGDEAGDCS, from the coding sequence ATGAGTAGAGATGCTTTAGTCGTTGGCATTAATAAGTACAATTTTTCAGGATTGTCAGCGTTACGATCGCCTGCTAACGATGCAGAAGCGATCGCCAAGCGACTCAGTGAAGCTGGAAATTTTCATGTCCAGCGATTGCCGCAATTCCTAGATCCGTTTGAAAATGATGCACCACGGATATCAGCAAACCAGGAAATCAAGCTGGCAGATTTAGAGAAGGCTTTAGAAAAACTATTTTATCCTGAAGGCAGAAGCATTCCAGATACATCCCTCTTCTATTTTTCAGGGCATGGTCTTCGTAAAGATGGACGCATCAAAGAAGGATTTCTGGCAACCAGTGATACTGATCCTGAATTAGGGAACTGGGGACTGCGATTAAAGTGGCTGCGGGAATTGTTAGAAGAAAGTCCAGTACGGCAGCAAATTATTTGGTTGGACTGTTGTTACAGTGGGGAACTACTCAATTTTACAGAAGCCGATCCAGGCGATCGCGGAAATACACGCGATCGCTGTTTTATTGCCGCTTCCAGAGAATTTGAGCTAGCCCATGAAAACGTGAGCGGAGCCAGCAGCGTACTCACTAGCGCGATTTTGCGCGGATTTGACTTGGCTGATCTATCTAACCAATGGGTCACGAACGAAACATTAGTAACATTCTTGCGGCAGGAATTAGAAACAGCACCCCAAAAATTCATCTCTAACAATTTGGGGTGTATTAATCTCTTTTTTAGGAAAGAAACAACAAATAAACAACCTGTTCAATCTACTGTACAAACTTCGAGTCAACCAAATCAGACAGATAAATTAGCAGAGCAATTACGGGCTTGGTTCACTGCCCTACGTTATGGCTTTGAAAAAGGTGAAATTAGCAATGAACATTATTTTGAGTGGATTATTAATGTCAATAACCCTATAGAGAAAAAGGGGTATAACCGAATGGCACGCTTGAAAAGCTCTAAGCTATACAGGATAAGCGCTACAGATTTCAAAACTATTAAACAGTGTGGGGACGAGGCAGGCGATTGTTCTTGA